From a region of the Corallococcus coralloides DSM 2259 genome:
- a CDS encoding GDP-mannose 4,6-dehydratase, with protein sequence MRVLVTGADGFVGRHACAALRAAGDEVVEVHGPRGEGISSTALHFDIADEAKVKAAVSEVKPDSVLHLAGFSSVAKSHQNPARVFAVNTMGVVHLLTALRESAPKARVLLVGSGEVYGPVAEGTLAKEGHPHVPLSPYAASKSAGELAGEQFFRSYGMEVILARPFNHLGAGQDPTFVVPSFAAQIRAIALGTVDPILRTGNLDAIRDFSHVKDVVDAYRLLLLKGEAGQAYNVGSGEGRTIRSLLEEMLQLSGVQARIELDPARLRPSDIPSLVADTGKLRALGWAPRLTVADALRDVLGPRVGSN encoded by the coding sequence ATGCGCGTCCTCGTCACGGGAGCGGATGGATTCGTCGGCCGGCATGCGTGCGCTGCGCTTCGCGCGGCCGGCGACGAGGTGGTGGAGGTGCACGGGCCCCGCGGCGAGGGCATCAGCAGCACCGCGTTGCACTTCGACATCGCCGACGAGGCGAAGGTCAAGGCGGCGGTCTCCGAGGTGAAGCCGGACTCGGTGCTGCACCTGGCCGGCTTCAGCTCGGTGGCCAAGAGCCACCAGAACCCCGCGCGCGTCTTCGCCGTGAACACCATGGGCGTGGTGCACCTGCTCACCGCCCTGCGTGAGAGCGCCCCCAAGGCGCGCGTGCTGCTGGTGGGCTCCGGTGAAGTGTACGGCCCCGTCGCGGAAGGCACGCTCGCGAAGGAAGGCCACCCGCACGTGCCGCTCAGCCCCTACGCGGCGTCGAAGTCCGCGGGGGAGCTGGCCGGCGAGCAGTTCTTCCGCAGCTACGGCATGGAGGTCATCCTCGCCCGGCCCTTCAACCACCTGGGCGCGGGGCAGGACCCCACCTTCGTGGTGCCGTCGTTCGCGGCGCAGATCCGCGCCATCGCGCTGGGCACGGTGGACCCCATCCTGCGCACGGGCAACCTGGACGCCATCCGGGACTTCTCCCACGTGAAGGACGTGGTGGACGCGTACCGGCTGCTGCTGCTCAAGGGCGAGGCGGGCCAGGCCTACAACGTGGGCAGCGGCGAGGGCCGCACCATCCGCAGCCTGCTGGAGGAGATGCTCCAGCTGTCCGGCGTGCAGGCGCGCATCGAGCTGGACCCCGCGCGGCTGCGCCCCTCGGACATCCCCAGCCTCGTGGCCGACACCGGCAAGCTGCGCGCGCTGGGCTGGGCCCCCAGGCTCACCGTCGCGGACGCGCTGCGCGACGTGCTGGGCCCCCGGGTGGGCTCGAACTGA
- a CDS encoding NADAR family protein, with the protein MGTTATARFTFFWKEDSFFSQWHPSVFTVDGVRYTCAEQYMMAGKARLFGDTRVLDQVLRAATPKQHKALGRKVSPFDAALWERERERIVYEGNHAKFTQHRHLLEALLATAGTELVEASPLDRIWGVGLSAEDPRIQDPSTWRGLNLLGKVLTRLREDLLAQEPAPVRT; encoded by the coding sequence ATGGGCACGACGGCGACGGCGCGGTTCACGTTCTTCTGGAAGGAGGACTCCTTCTTCTCGCAGTGGCACCCGTCCGTCTTCACGGTGGACGGCGTGCGCTACACCTGCGCGGAGCAGTACATGATGGCGGGCAAGGCGCGCCTGTTCGGCGACACGCGCGTACTGGACCAGGTGCTGCGCGCCGCCACGCCCAAGCAGCACAAGGCGCTGGGTCGCAAGGTGAGCCCGTTCGACGCGGCCCTCTGGGAGCGCGAGCGTGAGCGCATCGTGTACGAGGGCAACCACGCGAAGTTCACCCAGCACCGGCACCTCCTGGAGGCGCTGCTCGCCACCGCGGGCACGGAGCTGGTGGAGGCCAGCCCGCTGGACCGCATCTGGGGCGTGGGGCTCTCCGCGGAGGACCCGCGCATCCAGGACCCGTCCACGTGGCGGGGGCTGAACCTGCTGGGCAAGGTGCTGACGCGCCTGCGCGAGGACCTCCTCGCGCAGGAGCCTGCACCGGTCAGAACTTGA
- a CDS encoding glycosyltransferase family 4 protein codes for MAVHQLIPSFGPGDASGQAALHLQLLLRRMGHVGDIYAEEVAGGLQGLARHVFTLKPKPDDLVLYHHGIASPLSGRLMHLDCKRGVVFHNISPARFYRDTPLEHALVAGRAQVAAMAPFLDVSIGDSDYNSEELRVAGHRNVHTVQLFIEKERFAASVADSAKLAELAGPGPTLVSVSRVMPHKRFEDLLALHRELLRIRPQARLLVVGGYEAGSRYFKSLQREMKDLSGVHFLGRLSHPELVAVYRSASVFVSMSEHEGFSVPIIEAMASEVPVLAYAAAAVPETLGGAGIAFDQKRFAFLAELAVDLSEDPDLRKAVLDGQSRRLQHFSPTAAQVSLTRALEGVVAPPPRPRKAPAKRPRVALVVQRYGEVTGGAEAHAAQVAEHLAPHWDITVVTTCAKNHLTWENTFPPGEERVGRTKVLRFPVTRTRNIHAFNDMSRHVFGHGNERLREEQWVAEQGPLSPGLMEHLATTQDSYDGYLFFTYLYAPTAWGLPLVSDRAMLVPTAHDEPPIRFGVYGDVFNRPRVLMCNTPEEVAMLGRFHPHHARARVVGVGVDALPAVPDRFRAKYGVHGRYLLYVGRLEPGKGVPDLLKFHGQLRGSYQDAPELVLAGEAHMDVSGEGVRHVGRISEQDKHDALAGALAVVVPSKFESLSLLTLEAFAQGTPVLVNGHSDVLVGQVERSGAGRVYRGLASFVEGLRELGEARDAMGQRARIYAQRHTWPQVVAAYREEMARIVEETHR; via the coding sequence ATGGCGGTCCATCAGCTGATCCCAAGCTTCGGCCCCGGCGACGCTTCCGGTCAGGCCGCGCTCCACCTGCAACTCCTGCTGCGCCGCATGGGGCACGTGGGGGACATCTACGCGGAAGAGGTCGCCGGAGGGCTGCAGGGCCTGGCCCGCCACGTCTTCACGCTGAAGCCGAAGCCGGACGACCTGGTGCTGTACCACCACGGCATCGCGTCCCCGCTGAGCGGCCGGCTGATGCACCTGGACTGCAAGCGCGGCGTGGTGTTCCACAACATCAGCCCCGCGCGCTTCTACCGGGACACGCCGCTGGAGCACGCGCTGGTGGCCGGCCGCGCGCAGGTGGCCGCGATGGCGCCCTTCCTGGACGTGTCCATCGGGGACTCGGACTACAACAGCGAGGAGCTGCGCGTCGCGGGCCACCGCAACGTGCACACCGTGCAGCTCTTCATCGAGAAGGAGCGCTTCGCGGCGTCCGTGGCGGATTCAGCGAAGCTCGCGGAGCTGGCCGGGCCCGGCCCCACCCTGGTGTCGGTGAGCCGGGTGATGCCGCACAAGCGCTTCGAGGACCTGCTCGCGCTGCACCGGGAGCTCTTGCGCATCCGGCCCCAGGCGCGCCTGCTCGTGGTCGGCGGCTACGAGGCGGGCAGCCGCTACTTCAAGTCGCTCCAGCGCGAGATGAAGGACTTGAGCGGGGTGCACTTCCTGGGGCGCCTGTCGCATCCGGAGCTGGTGGCCGTGTACCGCTCCGCGTCCGTGTTCGTCTCCATGAGCGAGCACGAGGGCTTCAGCGTGCCCATCATCGAGGCCATGGCCTCCGAGGTGCCGGTGCTCGCGTACGCGGCGGCGGCGGTGCCGGAGACGCTGGGCGGCGCGGGCATCGCGTTCGACCAGAAGCGCTTCGCGTTCCTCGCGGAGCTGGCGGTGGACCTGAGCGAGGACCCGGACCTGCGCAAGGCGGTGCTCGACGGTCAGTCGCGCAGGCTCCAGCACTTCTCCCCCACCGCCGCGCAGGTGTCGCTCACGCGCGCGCTGGAGGGCGTGGTGGCGCCGCCGCCCCGTCCGCGCAAGGCCCCGGCGAAGCGGCCGCGCGTGGCGCTGGTGGTGCAGCGCTATGGCGAGGTGACGGGCGGCGCGGAGGCCCACGCCGCGCAGGTGGCGGAGCACCTGGCGCCGCACTGGGACATCACGGTGGTGACGACCTGCGCGAAGAACCACCTGACGTGGGAGAACACCTTCCCGCCCGGCGAGGAGCGCGTGGGCCGCACGAAGGTGCTGCGCTTCCCGGTGACGCGCACGCGCAACATCCACGCGTTCAACGACATGTCGCGCCACGTGTTCGGCCACGGCAACGAGCGGCTGCGTGAAGAGCAGTGGGTGGCCGAGCAGGGCCCGCTGAGCCCCGGGCTGATGGAGCACCTGGCCACCACGCAGGACTCGTACGACGGCTACCTGTTCTTCACGTACCTCTACGCGCCCACGGCGTGGGGGCTGCCGCTGGTGTCGGACCGCGCGATGCTGGTGCCCACCGCGCATGACGAGCCGCCCATCCGCTTCGGCGTCTACGGGGACGTGTTCAACCGTCCGCGGGTGCTGATGTGCAACACGCCGGAGGAGGTCGCGATGCTCGGGCGCTTCCACCCGCACCATGCGCGGGCGCGCGTGGTGGGCGTGGGCGTGGACGCGCTGCCGGCGGTGCCCGACCGCTTCCGGGCGAAGTACGGCGTGCACGGCCGCTACCTGCTCTACGTGGGCCGGCTGGAGCCGGGCAAGGGCGTGCCGGACCTGCTGAAGTTCCACGGCCAGCTGCGGGGCAGCTACCAGGACGCGCCGGAGCTGGTGCTCGCGGGCGAGGCGCACATGGACGTGAGCGGCGAGGGCGTGCGGCACGTGGGGCGCATCTCCGAACAGGACAAGCACGACGCGCTGGCGGGAGCGCTGGCGGTGGTGGTGCCGTCGAAGTTCGAGAGCCTGTCGCTCCTGACGCTGGAGGCGTTCGCGCAGGGGACGCCGGTGCTGGTGAACGGGCACTCGGACGTGCTGGTGGGACAGGTGGAGCGCAGTGGCGCGGGCCGGGTGTACCGGGGGCTCGCGTCGTTCGTCGAAGGGCTGCGCGAGCTGGGCGAGGCCCGGGACGCCATGGGCCAGCGGGCCCGCATCTACGCGCAACGGCACACGTGGCCCCAGGTGGTCGCGGCGTACCGGGAAGAGATGGCGCGCATCGTGGAGGAGACACACCGATGA
- the gmd gene encoding GDP-mannose 4,6-dehydratase — MAKRALITGITGQDGSYLAELLLKKGYEVHGMVRRSSEEKFERIAHLQGKVTLHQGDLLDQFSLAALLNLTQPDEVYNLAAQSFVPTSWNQPVLTGEFTALGVTKMLEAIRHTRPQVRFYQASSSEMFGKVLEVPQSEDTPFYPRSPYGVAKAYGHHITVNYRESFKLFAVSGILFNHESPRRGLEFVTRKVTYNVARIKMGLQEKLPMGNLDAKRDWGFAGDYVDAMWRMLQQETPEDFVVATNETHTVRELVEIAFARVGLDYQKHVVIDPAFVRPAEVDLLIGKYDKAKEKLGWEPTVRFKQLVEMMVDADLERVKAGTR, encoded by the coding sequence ATGGCCAAGCGCGCACTCATTACGGGCATCACGGGGCAGGACGGCAGCTATCTCGCGGAGCTGCTCCTCAAGAAGGGCTACGAGGTGCACGGCATGGTGCGCCGCTCTTCCGAGGAGAAGTTCGAGCGCATCGCGCACCTGCAGGGCAAGGTGACGCTGCACCAGGGCGACCTGCTGGATCAGTTCTCGCTCGCGGCGCTCCTGAACCTCACCCAGCCGGACGAGGTCTACAACCTGGCGGCGCAGTCCTTCGTGCCCACCAGCTGGAACCAGCCGGTGCTCACCGGTGAGTTCACCGCGCTGGGCGTGACGAAGATGCTGGAGGCCATCCGCCACACCCGTCCGCAGGTGCGCTTCTACCAGGCGTCCTCCAGCGAGATGTTCGGCAAGGTGCTGGAGGTGCCGCAGTCGGAGGACACGCCCTTCTACCCGCGCAGCCCGTACGGCGTGGCGAAGGCGTACGGCCACCACATCACCGTGAACTACCGCGAGTCCTTCAAGCTCTTCGCGGTGAGCGGCATCCTCTTCAACCACGAGTCGCCCCGCCGCGGCCTGGAGTTCGTCACGCGCAAGGTCACGTACAACGTGGCGCGCATCAAGATGGGCCTCCAGGAGAAGCTGCCCATGGGCAACCTGGACGCCAAGCGCGACTGGGGCTTCGCGGGCGACTACGTGGACGCCATGTGGCGCATGCTCCAGCAGGAGACGCCGGAGGACTTCGTCGTCGCCACCAACGAGACGCACACCGTGCGGGAGCTGGTGGAGATCGCCTTCGCGCGCGTGGGCCTGGACTACCAGAAGCACGTGGTCATCGACCCCGCGTTCGTGCGCCCCGCGGAGGTGGACCTGCTCATCGGCAAGTACGACAAGGCCAAGGAGAAGCTCGGCTGGGAGCCCACGGTGCGCTTCAAGCAGCTCGTGGAGATGATGGTCGACGCGGACCTGGAGCGCGTGAAGGCAGGAACGCGGTAA
- a CDS encoding class I SAM-dependent methyltransferase, with translation MMDNAARRASEPHLAPVPDACYLCRGGRLRLRHRARGGTQAQGAAAYNCTSFGHRSHPPIWGCEDCGMMFQWPLLSPDTLLQAYQDVEDPLYVAEKDNRYHTFRRVLRELGPAQDRTLLDVGAYCGYFLDVAREAGFRPEGLELSRWAAGNARSLGFTVHGVPLRELAAKGLQYDVVTLWDVVEHFADPREELKAALELVRPGGRIYLSTIDAGSLLARLMGGQWPWLMDMHLFYFGRRTLAMLLEEVGFRVTDVRTYTHIISADYLLRKVGASFTPSAPVLELVRRGVPSSWSIPFNLGDNMLMSAERPL, from the coding sequence ATGATGGACAACGCCGCTCGTCGTGCCTCCGAACCGCACCTGGCCCCCGTGCCGGATGCCTGTTACCTGTGCAGGGGAGGGCGCCTGCGGCTGCGTCACCGGGCGCGCGGCGGAACCCAGGCCCAGGGCGCGGCGGCCTACAACTGCACGTCCTTCGGCCACCGGAGCCACCCGCCCATCTGGGGCTGCGAGGACTGCGGGATGATGTTCCAGTGGCCCCTCTTGTCCCCGGACACGCTGCTCCAGGCGTACCAGGACGTGGAGGACCCGCTCTACGTCGCGGAGAAGGACAACCGCTACCACACCTTCCGCCGCGTGCTGCGCGAGCTGGGCCCGGCCCAGGACCGCACGCTGCTGGATGTGGGGGCCTACTGCGGCTACTTCCTGGACGTGGCGCGCGAAGCGGGCTTCCGCCCGGAGGGGCTGGAGCTGTCGCGCTGGGCGGCCGGCAACGCGCGGAGCCTGGGCTTCACGGTGCACGGCGTCCCCTTGCGGGAGCTGGCGGCGAAGGGCCTTCAGTACGACGTGGTGACGCTGTGGGACGTGGTGGAGCACTTCGCGGATCCGCGCGAGGAGCTGAAGGCGGCGCTCGAGCTGGTGCGTCCCGGCGGCCGCATCTACCTGTCCACCATCGACGCGGGCAGCCTGCTGGCGCGCCTCATGGGCGGGCAGTGGCCGTGGCTGATGGACATGCACCTCTTCTATTTCGGCCGCCGCACCCTGGCGATGCTGCTGGAGGAGGTGGGCTTCCGCGTCACGGACGTCCGGACGTACACGCACATCATCTCCGCGGACTACCTGCTGCGGAAGGTGGGCGCGAGCTTCACGCCCTCGGCGCCGGTGCTGGAGCTGGTGCGGCGGGGCGTGCCGTCCAGCTGGTCCATCCCGTTCAACCTGGGCGACAACATGCTGATGTCCGCCGAGCGGCCCCTCTGA
- a CDS encoding glycosyltransferase family 4 protein, translating into MRRPVSTPGPIAFDATLWDEPTTGIGLYTRCLAEALEAQGVRLDRMGARKSGEHPRGVQKRTSWTLATLPRLLKASPPPVYHALSNFNLPLRRTPGTAYVLTVHDLVPLDLPHTVSAPYRWQFRLWLARSLMLADRLVCISESTRQDLVRRFPQVEPRTVVVHNGVDHVNAAPLNEADEEFLHALNLPGDYVLYAGSLDVRKNVELVLEAQERLHARGRPFTLVLAGQAWYGSGKVEKRIERMRSEGLDVRPLGYQTPAIFYALMRRAALFVFPSRYEGFGLPPLEAMRLGTPTVVSTAGSLPEVCGDAAPAVEPDDAEGLAAVIDRLLRSPEERRALSEAGQRQAAKFTWARAAEGTRAAYDAALRHR; encoded by the coding sequence ATGAGGCGGCCCGTGTCGACCCCCGGACCCATCGCCTTCGACGCCACCCTGTGGGACGAGCCCACCACCGGCATCGGCCTGTACACCCGTTGCCTCGCGGAGGCGCTCGAAGCCCAGGGTGTCCGCCTGGACCGGATGGGGGCGCGCAAGTCCGGCGAGCACCCGCGCGGCGTCCAGAAGCGAACGTCGTGGACGCTGGCCACGCTGCCCCGGCTGCTCAAGGCCTCCCCGCCGCCCGTCTACCACGCGCTCAGCAACTTCAACCTGCCGCTGCGGCGCACGCCGGGCACCGCGTACGTACTCACGGTGCACGACCTGGTGCCGTTGGATTTGCCACACACCGTCTCCGCGCCGTACCGCTGGCAGTTCCGGCTGTGGCTCGCGCGCAGCCTGATGCTCGCGGACCGGCTGGTGTGCATCAGCGAGAGCACGCGCCAGGACCTGGTGCGCCGCTTCCCCCAGGTGGAGCCGCGCACCGTGGTGGTGCACAACGGCGTGGACCACGTGAACGCGGCCCCTCTGAACGAGGCGGACGAGGAGTTCCTCCACGCGCTCAACCTGCCCGGGGACTACGTGCTGTACGCGGGCTCGCTCGACGTGCGCAAGAACGTGGAGCTGGTGCTGGAAGCACAGGAGCGGCTGCACGCGCGCGGCCGGCCCTTCACGCTCGTGCTCGCGGGGCAGGCCTGGTACGGCTCCGGCAAGGTGGAGAAGCGCATCGAGCGGATGCGCTCGGAAGGCCTGGACGTGCGGCCGCTGGGCTACCAGACCCCCGCCATCTTCTATGCGCTGATGCGCCGCGCGGCGCTGTTCGTCTTCCCCTCGCGCTACGAGGGCTTCGGCCTGCCGCCCCTGGAGGCCATGCGCCTGGGCACGCCCACGGTGGTGTCCACGGCGGGCTCGCTGCCAGAGGTGTGCGGCGATGCCGCGCCCGCGGTGGAGCCGGACGACGCGGAGGGCCTGGCGGCGGTCATCGACCGGCTGCTCCGTTCGCCGGAGGAGCGCCGCGCGCTGTCGGAGGCGGGCCAGCGTCAGGCCGCGAAGTTCACCTGGGCCCGCGCCGCGGAAGGCACGCGGGCCGCTTACGATGCGGCGCTGCGCCACCGGTAG